One Lampris incognitus isolate fLamInc1 chromosome 14, fLamInc1.hap2, whole genome shotgun sequence DNA window includes the following coding sequences:
- the LOC130124348 gene encoding 7-alpha-hydroxycholest-4-en-3-one 12-alpha-hydroxylase-like translates to FGSVVKEARAKLDFNTFAKHLVARVFGYKPRENYHKSFRLFNNKHLMGVGLIQLTEAMMSNLQNVMLHRVGSVETKQTWIEDGLFMYSYNTVFRAGYLALFGNETSKTSEDMQKAKEADRKESDNLFYEFRKYDQLFPKLAYGVLPPWEKMNAERLKRFFWNALSVKRIKNKDNISGWVRDLQQEREENGMTVFMQDRFMFMILWVSQSNTGPSAFWTLLYLMKHPEAMRAVKAEVEQVLRESGQEVRCGGPLIFLTREMLQKTPIMDSAVEETLRLTTAPLLTRVVLQDMTLKMADGREYCLRESDRLALFPYIAIHTDPEFHPDPLSFKYDRFLNPDGSKKTDFYKAGKKVNYITMPWGAGVSMCPGRFFATNELKQFVFLMLIYFDFELKDPDEEIPDIDIRRWGFGSVQPARDVQFRYRLRF, encoded by the coding sequence TTTGGGTCTGTGGTTAAAGAAGCTCGCGCAAAACTGGACTTTAACACATTTGCAAAGCACCTAGTGGCCAGAGTTTTTGGATATAAACCAAGGGAAAATTATCACAAGTCTTTCCGGCTGTTTAACAACAAACACTTAATGGGGGTTGGACTGATACAATTGACAGAAGCCATGATGAGTAATTTACAGAATGTGATGCTGCACCGTGTAGGCTCAGTGGAAACCAAACAGACCTGGATCGAGGATGGATTGTTTATGTACAGCTACAATACTGTTTTTAGGGCAGGCTATCTTGCTCTGTTCGGCAATGAGACATCCAAGACCTCAGAGGATATGCAGAAAGCAAAAGAAGCAGACAGAAAAGAATCAGATAATCTATTTTATGAGTTTCGTAAATATGACCAACTGTTCCCCAAACTGGCCTATGGAGTCCTGCCACCCTGGGAGAAGATGAATGCAGAAAGGCTGAAGAGATTTTTCTGGAATGCATTGTCAGTAAAGAGGATCAAGAACAAAGATAACATCAGTGGCTGGGTGCGAGACCTTCAGCAGGAAAGAGAAGAGAACGGGATGACAGTTTTTATGCAAGATAGGTTCATGTTCATGATTCTGTGGGTATCCCAGAGCAACACAGGACCTTCTGCTTTCTGGACGCTCCTGTACCTTATGAAGCATCCTGAAGCCATGAGGGCTGTCAAGGCGGAAGTGGAACAGGTTCTGAGGGAAAGTGGGCAAGAAGTGAGATGTGGCGGTCCTCTCATCTTCTTGACTCGAGAGATGCTGCAGAAAACGCCAATCATGGACAGTGCTGTGGAAGAGACCCTTCGACTGACTACTGCACCTCTTCTCACCAGAGTTGTACTTCAGGACATGACACTTAAGATGGCTGATGGCCGTGAGTACTGTCTTCGGGAGAGTGACAGACTGGCACTCTTCCCTTACATTGCCATACACACTGACCCTGAATTTCACCCTGACCCCCTTTCGTTTAAATATGACCGCTTTCTTAACCCAGATGGAAGCAAGAAAACAGATTTTTACAAAGCAGGAAAGAAGGTGAATTATATCACAATGCCCTGGGGTGCTGGTGTCAGCATGTGCCCTGGACGTTTCTTTGCCACCAATGAGCTAAAGCAGTTTGTTTTCCTCATGCTAATATACTTTGATTTTGAGCTAAAGGACCCCGATGAGGAGATACCCGATATCGACATCAGACGATGGGGTTTTGGTTCTGTGCAACCCGCCAGAGATGTTCAGTTTAGATACAGGCTCAGATTTTAA